Proteins encoded together in one Quercus lobata isolate SW786 chromosome 3, ValleyOak3.0 Primary Assembly, whole genome shotgun sequence window:
- the LOC115980196 gene encoding uncharacterized protein LOC115980196, with the protein MEVEIHDLSLTLLRKLITFTCDACGIEGKGTPYLCLTCAFCVHPICASLHRTVKHVRHQHTLNLTYSLQIQPDYQICLLCVEKVDTNYGFYYCSRCTFVAHLSCAADGDIEDNIYVLKDEDNKESIEPITALRYGNPESVDSVSYVVKKKIMGEEGIEITTEIEHFSHQHELTLTHELKNRDELKNRDKCDACKRPILTPFYNCTQCRFVLHKFCAELPRKNWHPLHQHLLTLTKNPYGSDFGVDCNACTCTDINFSYNCYKCGFHLDVNCSLTSDRLTHDSHEHRRLILSNAARFGKCSVCDSEGYVFRCADCAFALDFKCATLPSSVRYEQHEHLFTLQYTLEDNFGEYYCDICEEKRHPKH; encoded by the coding sequence ATGGAAGTTGAAATTCATGATCTTTCATTGACCCTCTTACGGAAGTTAATCACGTTCACTTGTGATGCTTGTGGCATAGAAGGCAAGGGCACGCCCTACTTATGTCTCACATGCGCATTTTGTGTTCATCCAATATGTGCTTCTTTACATCGTACTGTCAAACATGTACGTCACCAACACACTCTCAATCTCACTtattctcttcaaatccaaccCGACTACCAGATTTGTCTACTTTGTGTTGAAAAGGTGGACACAAACTATGGGTTTTACTATTGCTCGAGGTGCACTTTTGTTGCCCACCTCAGTTGCGCAGCAGATGGTGATATCGAGGATAACATATATGTGCTGAAAGATGAAGATAATAAAGAGTCCATTGAGCCAATAACTGCACTGAGATATGGCAATCCTGAATCTGTTGACTCAGTATCTTACGTTGTCAAGAAGAAAATTATGGGAGAAGAAGGAATTGAAATAACTACAGAAATtgaacattttagtcatcaaCATGAATTAACACTCACCCACGAGCTAAAAAATAGAGACGagctaaaaaatagagacaaGTGTGATGCGTGCAAAAGGCCCATCTTGACTCCATTTTATAATTGTACGCAATGTCGTTTCGTTCTCCACAAATTCTGTGCTGAATTACCCAGAAAGAACTGGCACCCTCTTCATCAACACCTACTCACACTTACTAAGAATCCTTATGGTAGTGATTTCGGTGTCGATTGTAATGCCTGTACTTGTACCGACATTAACTTCTCATATAATTGTTACAAATGCGGCTTTCACCTTGATGTCAACTGTAGTTTGACCTCAGACAGGCTGACCCATGATAGTCACGAGCACCGCCGCCTCATCCTCTCCAATGCAGCAAGATTCGGGAAATGTAGTGTTTGTGATTCCGAAGGATATGTATTCCGCTGTGCTGATTGTGCATTTGCTCTGGACTTTAAATGTGCTACACTACCGAGTAGTGTAAGGTATGAACAACATGAGCATCTCTTTACTCTCCAATACACTCTTGAAGATAATTTTGGAGAATATTATTGTGATATTTGTGAAGAAAAACGACACCCAAAACATTGA
- the LOC115980195 gene encoding uncharacterized protein LOC115980195, which yields MDAMSHALRKVARSPFSDEIEQVGMPDRFTPPPFNCYDGKTDPVEHISHYIQMMSLHTHNDALMCKVFPSSLGPTALRWFNGLRKGFIRSFSELIQEFSVRFLTCARVPQPIDVLLSMKMRAGETLRSYASQYWELYNEIGRDNERVVASTFMMGLPEDSELRESLTKKPAESMR from the coding sequence ATGGATGCTATGAGTCACGCTTTGCGAAAAGTAGCTCGGTCCCCGTTTTCGGACGAAATCGAGCAGGTCGGAATGCCAGATAGGTTTACCCCCCCACCGTTTAATTGCTACGACGGGAAAACTGATCCAGTAGAGCACATCAGTCATTATATTCAGATGATGTCTTTGCATACTCATAACGATGcgttgatgtgtaaggtatttcCTTCGAGTCTGGGACCAACTGCTTTGAGGTGGTTTAATGGGTTACGGAAAGGATTCATTCGTAGTTTTTCCGAGCTAATTCAAGAGTTTAGTGTTCGATTTTTGACCTGTGCTCGAGTACCTCAGCCGATAGATGTGCTTTTGTCCATGAAAATGAGGGCGGGAGAGACCCTCCGTAGTTATGCCAGCCAGTATTGGGAGCTATACAATGAGATAGGTAGGGATAACGAAAGGGTCGTAGCAAGCACTTTTATGATGGGGTTGCCCGAGGATTCCGAGCTACGAGAGTCGTTGACCAAGAAGCCTGCCGAAAGCATGAGGTAG